Genomic DNA from Salinibacter pepae:
AGTTCTTCGCAACAAATGAAAACACCCGGCTCCAGCGCACAGATCAGTCGTGGCAGTTTGGGACGTATGCCCGAAATGTGCTGGTCTTCTCCGAACGAGGACAGGGATCCAGGACAGACGGATTTGTCGTTGATGGGACCTCCGACTACGAGTATCTGAAGTTCGGATTCGGAGTGCTCGTCGTCGATGGCCTCACGGGCGAGGTGCGGGGAAGCGAGTCGTTTCCGACCTATGATCTCCCGACGCAGTGGGAGGACTATCTGAAAGAGAGGGGAGAATTTATCGGTGATCAGCAAGAGGCGATCGACGCCCTTGCCACCTTCCTCGATCAAGTGCCCGACCAAGGGGATTACATATTCGTCCGTACCCGACACCTCGCTCGACAAAGCAACGCATCGATTCCGCAAGAGGTGAAGTCCCTCTTCCAAAACTTGGGATCGTCGGCCATCGACACCCTCACGTACAACCACGTTTGGGCGTTGAAGGCCCGAAAGGGAGAATCGGGCGAAACCGTCGAACGGGTCTCTCCACCCTCGGAGGCGGATGAGGTAAATGAGATTGCAATCGAAGCAGAACCGGACTTCCCCCATGCCTCCGGAGCTACCCTCTCCCCCCGGATTGGGCCCGCCAGTGAATGGGGACTGGTTCAGTGGGACGGAGCAGTCTCGGACGCGGCGGACGCACTTGAGATCGACGTGCTCGCTGCGGACTCGACCGTCCTCCTCGACGATCTCACCGGGGGGGCGGGGGAGCAGTCCCTTGAGTCGGTTGACGCGACGGCGCACCCCTACCTGTACCTCCGCGCTACGCTGTCGGACACGACGGCCCGGACGGCCCCGCAGCTCGACCGGTGGGGGGTGTCGTACACGGGCGTTCCCGAGCTCGTGCTGGACCCGTCCGGCCTGGCCGCGCTTCCCGACACGGTTCGGCAGGGGGAGCCCGCCACGGCCGCCCTGCCCGTCGTCAACGTCGGCCCGGTGGAAAGCCGCCCCGTTCGCGTCCGCGCACTCTTGGAGGACGCCTCGAATGTCGCCACCCCCGTGCTCACCGACACGCTTTCGGCCCTCCCCCCCAATGGCGGCCGGGATACAACCGCCCTCGACGTGTCGAGCACGGAGGTTCCGGGCGACAACGTGCTCCGGGCCGAGGCGACGACCGACGGGCCGCCGGAGCGCCTCCCGAGCAACAACACCGCCGTCCGAAACCTCTACGTGCGAGCGGACGAGGAGCCTCCGTCCCTCCGCGTGCTGGCCAACGGGCGAGAGCTCCCGCCGACCTCCGACGACGTGACCAACCTCCAGGCCCCCGAGCTGCCGTTTGTCTCGACGGAGCCGACGCTCGAGGTGCTCGTGCGCGACGACAATCCCTACCTTGCCCTCGACGACACGAGCTACGTCGACGTGTACCTGAAGGGCGGGCTGCCCAGTCGCGGGCCGGGCCTGGGCAGCGACTTTCGGCGCATTTCCTTTGCCGACGACGCCCTGACGCTCGTGCCGCCGGACTCCGGCACCGCCGACCCGCTCCGGCTCCAGTTTGAGCCCAGTCTGGCCACGCGGGACTCCACGTACACCCTGAAGGTGGAGGCCGAAGACACGCGCGGCAATGCGGTGGAGCCCTATCAGGGCAGCTTCCGCGTGCAGCAGGCACAGGTGATCCGGGACGTGTACCCCTATCCCAACCCGATGAACACCCACACAACATTTGCTTTCCGGGTGGAGGGCGGGCGGAACGAGGCGCTTCGCGACTTCGCCCTGCGCATTTATACCCTGTCCGGCCGCCTCGTGCGCCAACTAGAGGCCCGTCACCTCGACAGCCCCCTGCGTGTCGGGTGGAATACGCTGCGCTGGGACGGCCGGGACGAGGACGGAGACCGGGTGGCGACCGGCGTGTATCTCTACCGGGTACGCATCGAAGGCGACGATCAAACGTTCCGGGGCGATGTCGAAAAAATCAGCGTCATCCGGTAGGGGGCGCCCTGTGCGCGCTGCCGCGAAGCACGTCACGATAGAGTTTCGTGAGGCGCTCGCCCATCTCGGCCCAGCGATACTGCGACGCGGCGGCGCGGGCGTTTTCGGCGCACCGTCGGTATCGCTCTGGATGGGCTTGCCATTCGTCGAGCACGTCGAGCACCGCCGCCGGATCCCCCGGTGGCACCACGGCGCCGCACCCGTGCCGCTCCACGAACCGCCGCCACAGCGGAATGTCTGAGCAAATCAGGGGCAGGCCGTAATGCAGGTATTCGTAGAACTTCGTGGGGATCGAGCCCGCGTGGTTGGGGTGCTGTTCGAAGAGGGCGAGGCCCATGTCGGCCCGGCGGCGATGAGGGGGCATGGCTGAGGGGGACACGTAGGTGTCCCAGCCGACGCGCTCCATCACGGTGTGGAGCCCTTCGTTCCGAATCTGGGCCTCTGCTCGGGCGCGCTGGTGCTCATAGCGACAGATGCCGACGAGGTTGATCGTCTCCGGACGTCCCTGGCGTTTCACCATGGCGGCCAGATCGGTCATCGTGTGGAGGCCGCGTCGGGCCGAGAGGGTGCCGGTGTAGAGCAGGCGCGTGGGGGACGTGCGGATCGGTGCGGCCTCCTCCGAACGCTCGTCCCCCCTCGGGCGGAAATAGTTGGCGATGTAGGTGTGAGGCACCGCGTAGCCGTTCAGGATGGACCGGTAACTCGCCTCCGCAATCAACACATGATCAAGCCACCGGAAGGCCCAGCGCTCCAGGCCGCGAAGCGTCCGGCCCAGCACGGCGCCTTTCGAGCGGTAGTTCTCGTGCATGTCGTAAACGATCTGGGCCCCGGTCGTCGTTTTCAGAAGGAACGCGAGAGGCAAAAGCTCCGGGTCGTGAACCTGGTACAGATCCGCGTTTAGCGCCTGCGCCATCCGGAAGGCAGTGGGATGGAGTGCAATCCGCCGCCAGCGGGCCGGGGGCCGGGGGAGGGCGTGAATCGAGATGCCCTGCACCTGTTCGGTGCGGCCGTGGGGAGCAATGAGATGCGTGTCGAAACCGGCGTCGCGGAGTGAGGCAAGCTGCTTGTAGAAGATGCGCGGGTCGAACGGCTGGTGCACCGTTGTGACGTGCACGATGCGGTCCGGCTGTGCAGTCATGACCGTGACGCTCTCGCTGAGTGGGCGTCGAAATACGCTGTCCCGTGCCTAGGCCTGTGGACAAGACGCGGGAGTGTGAGCCTTTCGGTGGGCGTCACTATGTTACCTGCCCTATGTTATTCGCATTCCCCCAACGCCCCGTTCTCTGTTCGTGTTCGAGTCCCTGGGACAGGTCACGGTGACATTGTTTCTCCGTTTGCAGCATGGTCATGACTCTTGAGCACACCGACGCCTTCGAGGCAGTCGTCATCTGCACGCGAAACCGCCCCGAAGAACTGGAGGAGACGCTCGATAGCATTGCGGCACATCCCCCGTCGACCAATCTCCTGCTTGCCGTAATGGACGCGAGCGACGCCGAGACGAAAGCGCAGGTCCAGTCGGTCGTCGAAAACTTCGATGTGGTTCCGAGTGTGCATTGGTCGTACACGGACCCTCCGTCGCTGGCCCGGCAGCGCAACGCCGCGCTCGACCGCCTACCCACCGCCGTCGAGGTCGTGCACTTTATCGACGACGACGTGACGGTGCACCCTGGCTACTTTGAGGCGCTATCGGCAGTGCTCCGCACAAGGCCGGACGTAGGGGGGGCGGGCGGCCTCGTCCTGGAGCCCTCCAAGGACGCCCCCTCGGCCCGCAACGAACGACTCCAGTCTTTCTTTTTCCTGAGCCACACTGAGGACGGACGCGTACTGCCGTCCGGCTGCACCACAAGTGCACAGCAGCCCACCCGACACGATACGTCCGGTCTTTGTGACACGGAATGGCTGAACGGGTGCTCCTCGTATCGCCGCTCCATTCTGGATCAGCACCGCTTCGATGAGGTGCTCACCGGATACTCGATGCTCGAAGACCTCGACTTGTCGTACCGAATTCATCGGCAGGCGCGACTCGTCGTCCAGCCCGAAGCCCGCTTGACGCATCGACGGTCCCCCAGCAATCGCTTCGGTGCCGAGCGGTACAATCACGCCCTCACTGTGCACCGCCGCTGGTTTATCGAGAAGCACTTTGGCGACGTGACGTCTCGGCTGGCATACTGGTGGAGCCTCGTGGGTCGTCTCCTCGCCACCACGGTGTCATCAGACCCGCCTCGCCCCGCGGCTCGACGCGGCCTGCTACACGGTCTACAAACGGTTCTCACACGCAATCATCCCCTGCTCTCCGACTGAGCCCCCGGGGCCTGCAAACGGTGATCCTGCTAAGCTGCTAAGCCCTGGATACACATTCTAGAGCATCGGTAGTCTTTGCAACAGTTTTTTTGCTGCTTTCGCGAGCAGTCCGCCCGTTCCGTGCTGGCGTGCCATTAAACGAATCCATGTTAAGATCCTTGTCAAGAACGGCGGCTTTGGATCGACAAACAGTGCACCTCCCCACCTGTAGTGTAGTCGCACTTCGTGAGAACGGTTAAGCTTCGAAGTCGCCTCGTGGAGATCAATGCTCTTCGCCGCTCGGTCAACGAGCGGACCGTGGAAGATTTTCACCGGTCCGTCGACAACGTTTTTCCAATGAAACTGGCAGTTGTACCGATTGGGGAGGGGGGTAAACCGGACCTCGCTATGATACAATGCCGGGCGCAGGGAGCGTTGATCAAACTTGTCGGTGGGACGACAGCGTCGCTCCCAATCTTCGAGCATGTCCATAACGCCCCCTGTAGACTGGTAAGCAATCACCCCCGAATTGAATTGAGGGAATGATCTGGGGAGCTGGCTACTTTCGGGGACGTGGCTCTGGCCTTGGTCGCGCCGAACACCGAGCTCGAATGCGTCGAGGATGTCAAAAAGCCCATCGACACTGTCGGCGAGATAGGTATCAGTGTCAAGGTAAATTGTCTGCCTGTAGGGGGTTTGCTGCAGTGCCCGAGGTTTATCGCGCTTCTGGAATGACGATTTATCGATGATCACCGTATCGAAGCAGTCAGTGTCGGGCTCACGATCGGTAACGATGGCAATCGGATACTCAGGCATAACTGTCGCCGTCTGCTGGGCCGACCGTTCCGCTTCGGTAACGAAGGGTTCCCCCTTTGCAAGATACAGAAGACCCCGATTCATGAGAGACCACCAAGATGCTTGTTTGTACGGCGAATTGAGAAAAGATCCGCGAGGAGTCTTTGTCCCCCGTCAGTCGTCTTCAGTGGAGAGCTTGGTTCGTCCTCCCGTGTCCCGAGAGCCGCTCCGGCGGATGTCCACTTTAACGCTCTCCGACCTGATCGATGGAAGTTCTGATGCAACTGGTACCGTTGGGGGGCTCTGAAGGGGAACTGAAAGATAGTTTTCGGTCTCCAAAATCACCAGACGCGCACAGTGGATCGGGTTCTTCACTCTTCCCAGTCCAGTCGCTATGTTGGAGACGATCACTCGATTCCAGATTCAACTCCTCGCTAACATGAAGTACGCCGTCATCATGGCCGGGGGCATCGGCACCCGCTTCTGGCCCGTCAGCCGCAAGGAGCACCCCAAGCAGTTCCTGGACATCTTCGGCGACGGGACGCTTATCCAAAACACCATTGCGCGGCTCCAGGGGCTCGTGCCGCCGGAGCGGTGCCTGGTGGTGACCCACGACCGGTATGTGGAGAAGACGAAAAAGCAGCTTCCGGCCGTCCCGGAGGCGAACATCCTCGCGGAGCCGATCAGCCGCAACACGGCCCCCTGCATCGCCTACGCGGCCACGACGCTCGCGAAGCGGGACCCGGACGCGACGATGGCGGTCCTCCCGGCCGACCACGTCATCGGGAACGTGGCCCGGTTCCACGACACGCTGGACGTGGCGTTCGGCGCCGCCCAGGAGCGCGACGCCCTCGTCACCATCGGCATCGACCCCACCTACCCGGCCACCGGGTACGGCTACATCCAGTACGACGGCTCCGGGGCGGACCCGCCGGCCCTGGAGACGTATCCGGTGCGCACCTTCGCCGAGAAGCCGGACCAGTCCACGGCCGAGCGGTTTATCGACGCCGGCGACTTTCTGTGGAACAGCGGCATGTTTATCTGGCGGGCGGACACGATCCTCGACCAGATTGAAACGCATCTGCCCGACGCCCACGAGGCATTCGCCCCGGTCCGTGCGGCCGACGGCGCCGCCGACTCCGAGACGCTTACCGAGGCCTTTCGGGAGAGCCCGCGCATTTCCATCGACTACGGGGTGATGGAGCAGGCCGACACGGTCCGCGTGGTGCCGGGCACGTTCGACTGGAACGACGTCGGCGACTGGCGGGCCGTCTACGACCTGAGCGAAAAGGACGAGCACGGCAACGTCATCGAGGGGGAGGTCATCATGCAGGACTCCAGCCGGTGCTACGTCCAGACCGAGGACCGGCTGGTGGTGCTCGTGGGCATCCACGACAAGGTGGTCGTCGATACCGGCGACGCGGTGCTGGTCTGCAACCGCGAGAGTGCCCAGCAGGTGAAGCAGGTGGTGGAGTACCTCCACGCCCACCAGTTTGAGGAGTACGTGTGACCCGGGCGGCGGCCGGGCCTACACGTACCGGCGCAGGTACGCCATGACGGCGTCGGGGCCGTCGAGCCGGGCGTTGGCCCGCGTGTCGCCGGGGCCGACCTTAATGGTGACGGCGTCCCGGTCCATCCCCTGGAGCGCCGCGAAGGCGTCTTCGTCCGTTACGTCATCTCCGATGTAGACGGGCACACGATCGGGGTGCTGTGCCGCGATGCGGCGCACGGCGGTGCCCTTCGTCAACCCGTCCGGCCGGAGCTCCACCACTTTCTTGCCCCAAATGGCGTCCAACACGTCCGGCAGGTCGGCGAGCCAGCCCTTGAGCTGTTCCCGTGCGCCGGACTCGTCCGTGGCCTCGCGGTAGTGCACCGCGAAGGAGCGCGCCTTGTCCTCCACCCGGAGCCCGTCAACCGACGGCACGGCTTCGCGGAGTTCCATGAGGGCCGCGGCGGCGGCGTCCGACATGCGGCTGTGGGCGTCGCGGCCCACGACGCCCTCCTGCGCCCCGTGCAGCCCGATCGCCGAGTACGGGCGGTCGAGAAACGAGGAGAGGGCCTGCAGGTCGCGCCCCGTGACGATCCAGAGGGGGAACTGCGCGTCGAGGTCGCGGAGCAGGCCCGGGGCCTCGGGGTGGGGCACCGCCGCGGCCGGGTCGTCCACGATGGGGGCAAGGGTGCCGTCGTAGTCCAGAAAGAAGAGCGGGAAATCGACGACGGGCGGCATGGGAGTCCGTTCGTATTTCGTATTGCGTATTTCGTGTTTTCCACAAACTGCCCTGTGCATTGCGCAATACGCGCTACGCAATACGCGTATTCACGCCTCACTCCTGAATCGAGTCCAGGAAGTTGCCCGCCCAGTTGTGCACGTCGAGGGTCTCGATGGTGTCCTTGAGCCCGGCGAGTCGCTCTTCGCGCTCGCCCGTCGGCATCTCGAGGGCGGTGCGGATGGCGCCGGCCACGCCGCCGTGGTCGTAGGGGTTGACCTGCACGGCCTCCGGCAGCAGGTAGGCGGCCCCGGTCAGCTCCGAGAGGATGAGCACGCCGTCCTGCGAGGCGGTGACGAACTCTTGAGTGACCACGTTCATGCCGTCCCGGAGGGGCGTGATGAGCGCCGCGTCGGCCGCCCGGTAGAAGGCACACAGCTCGTACTGCGTGTACGTCCGGTAGCGGTAGTTGACGGGCACCCAGCTGTCCTGGGCAAAGCGGCCGTTGATGCGGCCCACCACCTCGTCCACCTCACGTCGGATCTGCTGGTACGACTCCAGCTCCGTGCGGCTCGGGGTGGCGATCTGAAAGAAGCTCACGTTGCCGTGGTACTCGGGGTTCTCCTCTAGGAACTTCTCGAAGGCCAGCATGCGCGACCGAATGCCTTTCGTGTAGTCGAGCCGGTCGATGCCGATGACGATGTGGTCGGAGCCGAGGCGCTCGCGGAATTTCTGGGCGTCCTGCTCGATGGAGTCGTCCCGGGACATCTCCTTGAAGCGGTCCACGTCGATGCCGATGGGGTGGGCCTCCACCCGGGTCTCGTGCCCGTTGTGCCGGACGCGGTGGCCGTCGACCTCGGCGCCGAGCAGCACCGCGGCGCTCTCGATGAAGTTGTCGACGTACTCCTGCACGTGAAAGCCGATCAGGTCGCAGCCGAGCATGCCGCGCAGCAGCTCGCGCGACCACGGCAGGATGCGGAAGATCTCCATGGCGGGCCACGGAATGTGCCAGAAGTGGCCGATCGTGGCGTCCGGGCGCTCCTGCCGGATGAGGGTGGGCGACAGCATCTGGTGATAATCCTGGATCCAGATGACGTCCTCGTCGCCCGTCTCGGTTTCCGCGAGGACGGCCTCGGCGAAGCGCTCATTTACCTGGCGGTACGTCTCGATGAACTGGTCGTCCAGGTTGAGGTGCTGGATCAGGTAGTGCGACAGCGGCCACAGGATCTGGTTGGCCATGCCGTAGTAGTACCCCTCAAGTTCCTGCGAGCTCAGGGGCACGCGCCGCACGAGAAAGTCGGGATCGTCGGCCGGGTACTCCTGGCGCTCGGGCAGGTCCGGGTCTTCGCCCATGCCTACCCACATCCCCCCTTCCTCTTCGAGCACGGGAAGGAGGGCAGTGGTGAGGCCGCCCACCGACGTTTCCCAGCCGTCGTCGGTCTGTCGAATGGGGACACGGTTCGCGACTACAGTCAGGCTCAAGGCGATGGGGGCTGCGTGGTCAGAGAAGCAGTGATCAGGCCCCGGACCCGCCCGCCCGAAGCGACGGTCGGGGCGCGCGTGGGCGTCACGCACGGCGACAGGGCGCTACCAGCATACCGGTGCGGACGAACGAAGGCAAGGCCCGTGGCGGGTGCTTTTCCGCCGCGGTCGACGTCCCCTGGCGGATCCTCCGTCCCGTCGTCTCCTCATTGGAGCCCCTCCGCACGCCCGGCATCGTCGGCCGCGGCCTCCTGCTCGTGCGCCCATTCGTAGAGCGCGCGGTGCTTGATGGCGTCGCCGAAGAGGCACAGGCCGGCGTTGAGCGCCACGAGGCTGGCCGTGCCGGCGGCCACCCATTTCCAGGTTGGCGCGCCGCGGCCCTTGAGGAGGGTTGACTGCCCAACGCCGCTGGCGCCGAGGCCGGTGGCCAGGAGGCCGAGCGGGGCAAGAACCGTCCAGGTCCGGTAGTGTCGCTCGGCGGACGTGTCCGTGTCTGGGGCGTCCGTGTCTGGGCCGTCGCGTGTCATGGAAGAAAGGGGGAATGAATTAGAAATGGGGAGCGCCGGAAGGCCGGAAGAGGGTCACTCGCCGGCGGACATGGCCTCGACGACGTCCATGCCGGTGTCCGGGTAGTCGGTAATGAGGCCGTCGACCCCGAGGCGAATCAGGCGGCGCATCGTATCGCGCTCGTTGACGGTCCAGGGGACCACCCGGAGCCCGCGGTCGTGGGCGGCCCGCAGCAGCCCCGCGTCGACCGCAGTGTGGGCGGGGCTGTACACGGCCGGCACGAAGCCGAGGGCGTCGAGTTGGTCCGGGAGGGCGTCCGCCGTGCCGTCCGTTGCCAGAAGGGCAAGCTCCACGGCCGGGTCCGCGTCCCCACGCAGGCGCCGGGCCGCTCGGAGGGCCCGTTCGTCGAACGACTGGATCGTCGTCCGGGCCGCGACGCCACGCCCACGCACCACCTCGAGGACACGCTGCGCGAAGGCCTCCGGCTCGGGATGAAACGTTCCGTCCCACGCGGGCCGCGACTTGATCTCGATGTTGTAGAACGCGGGGGGGCGGTCGTGCTCCACCACGTAGGTCTCCGCCATTTGAATCACGTCGCGGAGGCGGGGCTTGACGGCCGGCTGGGGGGCCTGCCGGGGAAAGTCAGGGTGTCGTCGCCGCCCGCAGTCGTACCGTGTGATGTCGACGTACGGCATTTGGTAGAGGTTGTGCCCGCGTGCGTCGCCTTCAGGCACCGGGGCCCCGGACGGGAGCGTGCAGATGTCGGGGTGCATCCACGGCTCGTGCGACACGACGACCGCCCCGTCGGCACTGATCACAACGTCCATCTCCAGCGTCGTCGCGCCGACTGCCAGGGCCCGACGGAACGCCGGAATCGTGTTTTCGGGGGCGAGGCCGCGGGCGCCCCGGTGGCCCTGCAGGTCGAAGGCCTCTGGCGGGGCCACCGAGTCGGGGGGAGGGGCGGCGCCTGCGGGGGCGGGCATCCCGATCCCGACTGTGGCGAGGAGGGAGAGCAGTAGGGCCGGCGTCATCGTGGGGGGAGGCTATTTCGCGTGTTGTTGGGCTTGTTGGGCGGTTTCGTCGGAGGACAGGTGTTCGGTGAGGTGATTGGTGATCATGGTGAACAGGTGCAGTCGCGTCCGTCCCCCCGCAATGCCGTGCTCGTGGGTCGGGTACATCATAAACCGGAACTGCTTGTTGGCCGACTGCAGCTGGTTCACCATCTGGACGCTGTTTTGGAAGTGCACGTTGTCGTCGTCGTCGCCGTGCACGATCAGTAGGTTCTGGTCCTCGCGCAGGCGGTCGGCGTAGGCCTGTGGGGCGCCGTTCTTGTAGCCGTCTGCGTTCTGGTCGGGCGTCGACATGTAGCGCTCGGTGTAGATGGTGTCGTAGAGCCGCCAGTCGGTGACGGGGGCCACCGAGACGCCCGTATCGAACGTGGAGGGGCCCTCCTCGGTCAGCATGGACATGAGGGTCATGTACCCGCCGTAGCTCCAGCCCCAGATGCCGATGTTGGCGTCGTCGACCCACGCGGAGTCGGCCAGGGCCTGTGCCGCGCGGATCTGGTCGGCCGCCTCCGGCTGGCCGAGGCGCTGGTACGGCACGTCCTGGAACGCCTTTCCACGCCCGCCGGTGCCCCGGTTGTCGACGCTGACGACGACCATGTCGTGCGCTCGGGCCAGGTACTGGTGCCACAGCTGCCGGCTGCTGCCCCACTGGTTGGTGACCGTCTGCACGCCGGGCCCGCCGTACACGTACATCAGCACCGGGTACGTCCGGGCGGGGTCGAAGTCGTTGGGCTTGATGATGGACGCGTTGAGGGCGGTGCCGTCGGCCCCCGGGAGGCGCGTGAACTGCTTCGGGGGAAGATTGAGGCTGTCAAGGCGCTCCGCGAGCGTGTCGTTGGCCTGGAGCGTCGTGAGGCGGTCGCCGGACGCCTCGTGGAGGGCCCAGGAGGGCGGGGTGCCCGCCGCCGAGTGCCGGTCAATGTAGTAGTCGCGGTCCGTCGACAGGTTGATGGCGTGCCACCCCGGTCGCGACGTCACCTTGCGGGCGGGCGGGGCCGCCTCGTGCGGGTCGAACGACACGTCGGTCGCGTAGAGGTGCCGCTCCAGTGACGTGTCGCGGGTGCCGCTGACGTAGGCCGTCGAGGCCTCCGTGTCCACGCCATGGAACTGCGTCACCTCCCACGCGCCCCCGGTGATTGGGCCCAGCTCCGTGCCGTCGGTGCGGTACAGGTAGGCGTGGTTGTACCCGCTCCGTTCCGACAGGAAGACGAAGTGCTCGCCGCCGTCGAGGTAGGTGAGCTTGTCGTCCGTGACGTCGATGTACGTATCCTGCGTGTCCTGGAGGACCGGTTCCGTGCGTCCGGTCTCGGGGTGGCCGTACAGGAGATCGAGGACGTTCTGGTTCCGGTTGAGGCGGTATATCCAGACCCGGTGTGTGCCGTCGATCTCGGGGGTCCAGCCCATGCGGGCCAGGTACTCGTGCGTCCGCCCCCCGGCGTTCCACGTATTGGTGTCGAAATACCGGATCGCCTGCGGCTGGCCCCGGGCGGTGGTGTCGACTGCCGCGAGGTCGACCACCCCGATCTTGATCTCGCTGTTCTGTTCGCCCGCCTTCGGATAGCGAAACGTCGTGAGGTCCGGGTAGCGCGCGGTGCTGTTCATCAGCGGAAACGAGCGGGTCCCGGACTCGTCGAGCTTGAAGAACGCGATGCGCCGGCCGTCTGGGCCCCACTGCCAGCCGTCACGCACGCCAAACTCCTCCTCGTAGACCCAGTCGAACGTGCCGTTGATGATGGTGCCCTCGTCGCCGTCCGTCGTGAGGGCCGTCTCCGTCCCCGTCGTCAGGTTCACGACGTGCAGGTTTCGGTTCCGGACGAAGGCCACCTTCGTGGCCGACGGATTGAACTTCGCGAACATCTGGTAGCCCGCATCGCGGTCGGAGACCGGCGTGAGCGTCTGGGTTTCCAGGTCGTAGACGTAGTAGTAGCCCTTCGTGTTGGCGCGCCACACCTCCTTCGAGTCCGTGTAGATCAGCACCTTGTCGCCCGCCGGGCCAAAGGTATAGTCCTCAATCGGCACGACCCGGTCCACATCGCCCGCGTACAGGGTCGTCCCGTCAATCACCCGCGTCTGCTCGTCCGTCCGCAGGTTGTAGCGCATGAGGTGCGTCGCGTCGGCGGAGTCGGCGGCCTCAATGTACGTGATGACCGGGCCCTGGTCCGCCCATTTCCCGCCCTGAAAGGTGCTGGCGCGGAGCGTAGCCGAGGCGTGGATGCTTTCGAGGGTAAACTCGGGGCCGTCCTGCCCCTGCACAGGACCTGTGGGGGCGGAGAGCACCAGAAGAGCGACGAGCGAAAGGGCGATGCGGCGCATCATCAAGGAAGGGCAACGGGTGAGGGAGAAATGACCGGCACGACTGCCGAGAACATATTCGTCTCGTGGGGCATTTGCAACGCCGGTTGACTCAACTGGTCGGCGCCCTGTGGGTTGCGAGGCCGGCGGCCGCGGCGAACACGTCCGTCGGGCCATCGGGGCTGGGAGCGTTGGGAACCATCGTCCGGGTGGACCCCTATCATGCGTCTGCTCGCTCATTTTCGCGCGCAGCCCCGCCCTTTTGCCATCGATCGGTCGTCCCACACAGTCGGAGCCGCGCCGGTGACCGCCACCGTAGACCTGGCGGCCATTCGGCACAACGCGGGCGTGTTGCAGGAGCGAGCCGGTGGGGCCGACGTGATGGCCATCATTAAGGCCGACGCGTACGGACACGGCGTGCGCCCGGTGGCCCGGGCGGCCCACGAGGCGGGGATTCGTCACTACGGCGTGGCCCGGCTGCCGGAGGGCGTGCACCTGCGGGAGGCCGGGCACAGGGGACGCATTCTTGTTCTGGGGGCCCCGGCCCCCACGCAGCTGCCGCGGTACGCCGAATACGACCTCGACCTGACCGTCCCTTCGGCCGATATTGCGGCCGCGGTCGTGCGGCACGCGTCGCCGGAGGCCCCGCTCCGGGTCCACGTGACGGTCGATACGGGCATGGGGCGCCTCGGGCTGGCCCCCGACGACGTGCCGGCGGTGATGAGGCGCCTGGCCGACGCCCCGGGCGTCCGCCTTGCCGGGCTGTGGACCCACTTCGCGACGGCCGACGCCCCCGGCAGTTCGTTTGCACAGACCCAACTCGATCGCTTTCGGGCGGTCGTCGACGCGGTCGACGTGGACGTCGAGCACGTGCATGCGGCCAACACCGGGGGGCTCCTCACCATCGGGGCGCCCACCCACGACTTCGACGCGTCCCTTGTCCGGAGCGGCATTGCGCTGTACGGCCTGGCGGCGACCCCGGAGCTGAGCGCCCGCCTCGACCTGCGTCCGGCG
This window encodes:
- a CDS encoding mannose-1-phosphate guanylyltransferase; the protein is MKYAVIMAGGIGTRFWPVSRKEHPKQFLDIFGDGTLIQNTIARLQGLVPPERCLVVTHDRYVEKTKKQLPAVPEANILAEPISRNTAPCIAYAATTLAKRDPDATMAVLPADHVIGNVARFHDTLDVAFGAAQERDALVTIGIDPTYPATGYGYIQYDGSGADPPALETYPVRTFAEKPDQSTAERFIDAGDFLWNSGMFIWRADTILDQIETHLPDAHEAFAPVRAADGAADSETLTEAFRESPRISIDYGVMEQADTVRVVPGTFDWNDVGDWRAVYDLSEKDEHGNVIEGEVIMQDSSRCYVQTEDRLVVLVGIHDKVVVDTGDAVLVCNRESAQQVKQVVEYLHAHQFEEYV
- a CDS encoding glycosyltransferase family 2 protein, with amino-acid sequence MVMTLEHTDAFEAVVICTRNRPEELEETLDSIAAHPPSTNLLLAVMDASDAETKAQVQSVVENFDVVPSVHWSYTDPPSLARQRNAALDRLPTAVEVVHFIDDDVTVHPGYFEALSAVLRTRPDVGGAGGLVLEPSKDAPSARNERLQSFFFLSHTEDGRVLPSGCTTSAQQPTRHDTSGLCDTEWLNGCSSYRRSILDQHRFDEVLTGYSMLEDLDLSYRIHRQARLVVQPEARLTHRRSPSNRFGAERYNHALTVHRRWFIEKHFGDVTSRLAYWWSLVGRLLATTVSSDPPRPAARRGLLHGLQTVLTRNHPLLSD
- a CDS encoding glycerophosphodiester phosphodiesterase family protein is translated as MTPALLLSLLATVGIGMPAPAGAAPPPDSVAPPEAFDLQGHRGARGLAPENTIPAFRRALAVGATTLEMDVVISADGAVVVSHEPWMHPDICTLPSGAPVPEGDARGHNLYQMPYVDITRYDCGRRRHPDFPRQAPQPAVKPRLRDVIQMAETYVVEHDRPPAFYNIEIKSRPAWDGTFHPEPEAFAQRVLEVVRGRGVAARTTIQSFDERALRAARRLRGDADPAVELALLATDGTADALPDQLDALGFVPAVYSPAHTAVDAGLLRAAHDRGLRVVPWTVNERDTMRRLIRLGVDGLITDYPDTGMDVVEAMSAGE
- a CDS encoding alpha,alpha-trehalose-phosphate synthase (UDP-forming); amino-acid sequence: MSLTVVANRVPIRQTDDGWETSVGGLTTALLPVLEEEGGMWVGMGEDPDLPERQEYPADDPDFLVRRVPLSSQELEGYYYGMANQILWPLSHYLIQHLNLDDQFIETYRQVNERFAEAVLAETETGDEDVIWIQDYHQMLSPTLIRQERPDATIGHFWHIPWPAMEIFRILPWSRELLRGMLGCDLIGFHVQEYVDNFIESAAVLLGAEVDGHRVRHNGHETRVEAHPIGIDVDRFKEMSRDDSIEQDAQKFRERLGSDHIVIGIDRLDYTKGIRSRMLAFEKFLEENPEYHGNVSFFQIATPSRTELESYQQIRREVDEVVGRINGRFAQDSWVPVNYRYRTYTQYELCAFYRAADAALITPLRDGMNVVTQEFVTASQDGVLILSELTGAAYLLPEAVQVNPYDHGGVAGAIRTALEMPTGEREERLAGLKDTIETLDVHNWAGNFLDSIQE
- a CDS encoding glycosyltransferase, translated to MTAQPDRIVHVTTVHQPFDPRIFYKQLASLRDAGFDTHLIAPHGRTEQVQGISIHALPRPPARWRRIALHPTAFRMAQALNADLYQVHDPELLPLAFLLKTTTGAQIVYDMHENYRSKGAVLGRTLRGLERWAFRWLDHVLIAEASYRSILNGYAVPHTYIANYFRPRGDERSEEAAPIRTSPTRLLYTGTLSARRGLHTMTDLAAMVKRQGRPETINLVGICRYEHQRARAEAQIRNEGLHTVMERVGWDTYVSPSAMPPHRRRADMGLALFEQHPNHAGSIPTKFYEYLHYGLPLICSDIPLWRRFVERHGCGAVVPPGDPAAVLDVLDEWQAHPERYRRCAENARAAASQYRWAEMGERLTKLYRDVLRGSAHRAPPTG
- the otsB gene encoding trehalose-phosphatase, giving the protein MPPVVDFPLFFLDYDGTLAPIVDDPAAAVPHPEAPGLLRDLDAQFPLWIVTGRDLQALSSFLDRPYSAIGLHGAQEGVVGRDAHSRMSDAAAAALMELREAVPSVDGLRVEDKARSFAVHYREATDESGAREQLKGWLADLPDVLDAIWGKKVVELRPDGLTKGTAVRRIAAQHPDRVPVYIGDDVTDEDAFAALQGMDRDAVTIKVGPGDTRANARLDGPDAVMAYLRRYV